In Mercenaria mercenaria strain notata chromosome 14, MADL_Memer_1, whole genome shotgun sequence, the following are encoded in one genomic region:
- the LOC123527235 gene encoding ankycorbin-like isoform X2: MERKRRKERLQRAEETQRLKQEETRFFKAIKEGEKDTVEVLLKDEAFMLHLQETDKLSLAFVQVVLLNNVELLRILLNHGIDVQATDSMFEENGIMHAVRYGHKEMLECLLSCGIGINHQSENGSTALHVAVENGKHECLKILVKQKGVDLNIKDCSGYSPLLWTARLRDWRAMEIMINAGCNIESKDFCKGINCLHITVDKERAFWKGKHAGPEDTTNCIDQCVNAGININQGDIYGNSPLIYAVKSNNLPAVKRLLKLNCNIESCSQASNAGMPFYFHKNLAGSESSLFPLYIAISRLQTSSVKMLCAAGAQYHLLAREPNILSFLDTASPQLKSMLDDMIFNPMSLKQACRIVVRQSIKGNILKTAAELELPASLVRYICLDDIDSM, translated from the exons ATggagagaaaaagaagaaaggaGAGGTTACAGAGAGCTGAAGAAACCCAAAGACTCAAACAGGAAGAAACAAG atttttcaagGCCATAAAGGAAGGTGAGAAAGACACAGTTGAGGTCCTGTTGAAAGATGAAGCTTTTATGTTACATCTACAAGAGACGGACAAACTGTCCCTAGCCTTTGTACAGGTTGTATTGTTGAATAACGTAGAGTTGTTGAGAATACTTCTCAATCATGGGATTGACGTGCAGGCCACTGACAGTATGTTTGAAGAGAATGGGATCATGCATGCAGTTAG ATATGGACATAAGGAAATGTTGGAGTGTTTATTATCTTGTGGTATAGGTATTAATCACCAGAGTGAAAACGGATCTACAGCATTACACGTAGCAGTTGAAAATGGCAAACACGAATGTTTGAAAATTCTGGTGAAACAGAAGGGAGTTGATTTGAATATCAAGGATTGTAGTGGGTATAGCCCATTATTGTGGACTGCTCGGTTGCGGGACTGGCGTGCAATGGAGATTATGATAAATGCTGGATGTAACATTGAAAGTAAAGATTTCTGTAAGGGAATTAATTGTCTACATATTACTGTTGATAAAGAGCGAGCATTTTGGAAAGGTAAGCATGCGGGACCGGAGGATACTACGAACTGCATAGATCAGTGCGTAAATGCAGGTATTAACATCAATCAAGGTGATATTTATGGTAATTCACCACTAATATATGcagttaaatcaaataatttacCAGCTGTGAAACGACTGTTAAAACTGAACTGTAACATTGAAAGCTGCTCGCAGGCCAGTAATGCGGGAATGCCGTTCTATTTTCACAAGAATCTCGCTGGATCAGAATCTTCTTTGTTTCCTCTGTATATAGCTATTTCAAGACTGCAAACAAGTTCAGTGAAAATGTTATGTGCTGCTGGTGCCCAGTATCATTTGTTAGCACGGGAACCAAATATTCTTTCTTTCCTCGATACAGCTTCTCCACAGTTGAAGAGCATGTTAGATGATATGATATTTAACCCCATGTCATTGAAACAAGCTTGTAGAATTGTTGTGCGTCAGTCAATAAAAGGGAATATTCTAAAAACGGCAGCCGAGCTTGAGCTTCCTGCATCACTTGTGAGATATATTTGCCTCGATGACATTGACagtatgtaa
- the LOC123527235 gene encoding ankycorbin-like isoform X1 — protein MSRLKTQMERKRRKERLQRAEETQRLKQEETRFFKAIKEGEKDTVEVLLKDEAFMLHLQETDKLSLAFVQVVLLNNVELLRILLNHGIDVQATDSMFEENGIMHAVRYGHKEMLECLLSCGIGINHQSENGSTALHVAVENGKHECLKILVKQKGVDLNIKDCSGYSPLLWTARLRDWRAMEIMINAGCNIESKDFCKGINCLHITVDKERAFWKGKHAGPEDTTNCIDQCVNAGININQGDIYGNSPLIYAVKSNNLPAVKRLLKLNCNIESCSQASNAGMPFYFHKNLAGSESSLFPLYIAISRLQTSSVKMLCAAGAQYHLLAREPNILSFLDTASPQLKSMLDDMIFNPMSLKQACRIVVRQSIKGNILKTAAELELPASLVRYICLDDIDSM, from the exons ATGAGTCGTTTAAAGACACAG ATggagagaaaaagaagaaaggaGAGGTTACAGAGAGCTGAAGAAACCCAAAGACTCAAACAGGAAGAAACAAG atttttcaagGCCATAAAGGAAGGTGAGAAAGACACAGTTGAGGTCCTGTTGAAAGATGAAGCTTTTATGTTACATCTACAAGAGACGGACAAACTGTCCCTAGCCTTTGTACAGGTTGTATTGTTGAATAACGTAGAGTTGTTGAGAATACTTCTCAATCATGGGATTGACGTGCAGGCCACTGACAGTATGTTTGAAGAGAATGGGATCATGCATGCAGTTAG ATATGGACATAAGGAAATGTTGGAGTGTTTATTATCTTGTGGTATAGGTATTAATCACCAGAGTGAAAACGGATCTACAGCATTACACGTAGCAGTTGAAAATGGCAAACACGAATGTTTGAAAATTCTGGTGAAACAGAAGGGAGTTGATTTGAATATCAAGGATTGTAGTGGGTATAGCCCATTATTGTGGACTGCTCGGTTGCGGGACTGGCGTGCAATGGAGATTATGATAAATGCTGGATGTAACATTGAAAGTAAAGATTTCTGTAAGGGAATTAATTGTCTACATATTACTGTTGATAAAGAGCGAGCATTTTGGAAAGGTAAGCATGCGGGACCGGAGGATACTACGAACTGCATAGATCAGTGCGTAAATGCAGGTATTAACATCAATCAAGGTGATATTTATGGTAATTCACCACTAATATATGcagttaaatcaaataatttacCAGCTGTGAAACGACTGTTAAAACTGAACTGTAACATTGAAAGCTGCTCGCAGGCCAGTAATGCGGGAATGCCGTTCTATTTTCACAAGAATCTCGCTGGATCAGAATCTTCTTTGTTTCCTCTGTATATAGCTATTTCAAGACTGCAAACAAGTTCAGTGAAAATGTTATGTGCTGCTGGTGCCCAGTATCATTTGTTAGCACGGGAACCAAATATTCTTTCTTTCCTCGATACAGCTTCTCCACAGTTGAAGAGCATGTTAGATGATATGATATTTAACCCCATGTCATTGAAACAAGCTTGTAGAATTGTTGTGCGTCAGTCAATAAAAGGGAATATTCTAAAAACGGCAGCCGAGCTTGAGCTTCCTGCATCACTTGTGAGATATATTTGCCTCGATGACATTGACagtatgtaa
- the LOC128548162 gene encoding uncharacterized protein LOC128548162 — MGRGNFFGFQGSRSSKERPIFEIQWTCYTIFDKGISYRGTVAVTKSGQSCIPWNRHLHTFTSDRFRFDGLDANYCRNPLGKRGAPWCYNSPTGKEDESWEYCEIEMCDKCLFRGVQLKTGDRFHDGCSMCICQTSGIKCVECDGGPQFTNEIGCYVKYKPQEHFPRCCPRIVCHGKDRDFNLTEYFNYLELVLRTHVAAQSHTNHTSNVGSQETNFPVLP; from the exons ATGGGGAGAGGAAATTTCTTTGGTTTCCAAGGAAGCAGGTCTAGTAAAGAAAGACcaatttttgaaattcagt GGACTTGCTATACAATCTTCGATAAAGGTATATCATACAGAGGAACTGTTGCCGTGACGAAGTCTGGTCAAAGTTGTATCCCGTGGAACCGTCATCTACATACCTTTACGTCAGATCGCTTCCGGTTCGACGGTCTAGACGCAAACTATTGCAGGAACCCTCTGGGGAAGCGTGGTGCTCCGTGGTGCTACAACTCTCCAACCGGAAAGGAAGATGAGAGTTGGGAATATTGTGAAATAGAAATGTGTG ataaatgtttgtttcgggGAGTCCAGCTCAAAACTGGAGACCGTTTCCACGATGGCTGTTCTATGTGCATATGTCAAACTTCAGGAATAAAGTGTGTGGA ATGTGACGGAGGTCCACAATTTACAAACGAAATCGGTTGCTACGTGAAATATAAGCCCCAAGAACATTTCCCACGCTGTTGTCCCCGGATAGTGTGCCACGGAAAAGACAGAGATTTTAACCTGACGGAGTATTTCAACTATCTGGAACTAGTGCTTCGAACACATGTTGCTGCACAGTCACACACCAACCATACATCAAATGTCGGAAGCCAGGAAACAAACTTTCCAGTCTTACCTtag